TGAAAGTGGCCGTAAAGTTGTATTACACTTTAAACAAATGAAACCAGGTATGTATAACTCAGGTAATGGTTATTTCTGGGAATACGCAGAACCATATCATTACTTAAAAGATGTTCCGTTTGATAAGTTGGAATCAAGTGATAAGGTTAGAAAAAGTCCGCTTTTCTTTGGACCATACAGAATGAGCAAGACCGTTCGTGGTCAATCAACCACTTGGGTACCAAATAAATATTATTGGCGTGGGACACCTAAACTTGATAAAATTGTTCTTTCAATTCTAAGTCCTGATTCTGCTTCGCAAGCAGTTAAGAGTCATAGATTTGATATTTTAAAAATAAAGTCAAATCAGTGGACTCAGGTTAAAAACACTAAAAAAGTTAATTTTGTTGCTAATGTTCCGTTGTCGTATGCTTATATGGGCTTTAAGGTTGGAAAATGGGATGCCAAAAAAGGCAAAAATGTCATGGACAAAAATCCGAAAATGACTAAGCCGCTGCGCCAAGCTATTGGTTATGCCATGAATGTTGATCAAGTTGATAAGCGATATACTAAAGGAATCAAATTTCAAATTCCAACTTTAATTCCTAAAGAATTTGGCGATTACTTTGATAAGGATATTAAAGGTTATACTTATAATCTCAAAAAGGCCAATCAAATTTTAGACAAAGCTGGTTACAAGAAGAAGGGTAAGTGGCGTACTCAGCCAAATGGTAAGCCATTAACCATTAACTTTTTAGCAATGCAAGGTACCTCAGTTCAAGAACCGATTATTCAAAACTTTTTGCAACAATGGAAGAAAGTCGGCTTAAATGTTAAGTTGGTAGGCGGACGTCTGACTGAAGGCAATAGTTTCTACGATAAACTGCAAAATGATGCTTCAGGAGTAGATATGTTCAATGGTGTTTGGGGACTTTCAAGTGAGCCATCACCAAATGATCTGTATAATGAAAAAGCGCCATTTAACTATAGCCGCTTTGTTTCTAAAGAAAATAATAAATTACTGGCAGAAATGGATTCCGAAAAAGCCTTTGATCATAAATATCGGGTTCAAAAATTCCATGAATGGCAAAAATACATGGATAGAGAAGCTTATGTAATTCCAATGGATAATGCATATGAGGTATCTGCAGTCAATGATAAAGTAACGGGCTATTCACTTAAGCCTTCGGATAGTAATAGTAAATACTTTAATGTTGCATATACTAAGTAAAATAGAGTTTTAAAAACATTTCGGGTTAATCCGAAATGTTTTTCTTTTGCCCAATGATATATTTAAATTAGGTTATTATTAGCAATAAAGTATTTTCTATATCGTTTATAATATGCTATTATTAGTTTACTAACTTGTTTCAAAATCTTCGCGCTTTATTACCTAGGAGGAGAAACCCAATTATGAAAAAAGGAAAATTTTTAAGTTCAGTAGGACTTGTTTCTGCTGCTGCTTTAACTTTAGTAGCCTGTGGTAAGAGCAACAATACTAAGGATACTAAGCCAAGTACCAAATTTCCAAGTGCTTCACCAGTTAAGACGGCCAAGCAAGGTGGAACTTTAAAAGTTGCTGAAGAAACTGATACGCCATTTACGGGAATCTTTAATGAAGAACTGCAAATGAGTCAAGTGGACAGCGATATTGCTGGTCCTGGTCAAGAATCTTTGTTTGACACTGATGATAATTATAAGATTAATGACAAAGGTCCAGCCACATTAAAGCTTGACCGCAAAGCTAAGACAGCTACCATTACTATCAAAAAAGGTGTTAAGTGGTCTGACGGTAAGCAGGTAACTGCTAAAGATGTGGAATATGCTTATGAGATTATTGCCAATAAGGAAACTAAGTCGCAAAGATATTCCAGTCAATTTAATATTATCAATGGTATGAAGGAATATCATGAAGGCAAGGCAAAGACCATTTCAGGAATTGAAATGCCTGATGGTGAGAATGGTCGAGTAGCTGTATTGCATTGTTCAGAGCTTAAACCAGGCATGACCAACAGTGGTAATGGCTATATTTGGGAAATGGCAGCGCCATATCACTATCTCAAAGATATCCCATTTAAGAAGCTGCAATCTTCTGATCAGGTTAGAAAGAAGCCACTGTATTTTGGTCCATATAAGTTAGATAAGCTCGTTCGTGGTCAATCTGTTACTTGGGTACCAAACAAGTATTATTGGCGTGGTAAACCAAAATTAGATAAGATTATTTACCAAGTGGTTTCACCAAATTCTGCTTCACAAGCTATCAAAAACAAGAAGTTTGATGTTACTCGAGTTATTAATTCACAATGGAAACAAGTTAAAGATACTAAGGGTGTTAACTTTGTTGCTGAAGTTCCACTAGCATATTACTATCTTGGATTTAAAGTTGGTAAATGGGATAGTAAGCAATCTAAGAACGTTATGGACAAGAACCCGAAGATGACCAAGCCACTGCGGCAAGCAATTGGTTATGCGATGAATACTCAGGCAGTTGACAAGCGCTATACTGATGGCTTGAGTTTCCAAATTCCAACTTTAATTCCAAAAGAATTTGGCGATTATCATAACAAGGACGTTAAGGGTTACACTTACAACCTTAAAAAGGCCAATGAAATTCTTGATAAAGCAGGCTATAAAAAGAAGGGCAAGTGGCGCACACAACCTAATGGTAAGCCGTTAGTAATTAACTACTTGTCTAAGACTGATGCTAATAAGGGTGCGACTAAAGAATCGATTACTCAAAATTACATTCAGCAATGGAAGAAGATTGGCTTAAATGTTAAGTTGGTTGGTGATCGTTTAACAGAACTCAATTCATTCTATGATAAAGTTCAACATGACGATCCAAATATCGATATGTTTGATGCTGGTTGGACATTATCAAGTGAACCTTCACAAGTCCAGATGTACAGCGAAGGTACGATGTCCAACTATGAGCGTTTTGTTACGCCAAAGAACAACAAATTATTGGCAGAAATGGATTCACAAAAAGCCTTTGATCATAAATATCGGGTTCAAAAATTCCATGAATGGCAAAAGTACATGAATGATGAAGCCTTTGTAATTCCGATTGATAACTCTTATCAAGTTGATGCAGTTAATGA
This DNA window, taken from Lactobacillus sp. ESL0684, encodes the following:
- a CDS encoding oligopeptide ABC transporter substrate-binding protein; translated protein: MGKTKLFGSLGIITAAALTLAACGKSGNNDDANEGKKANKFPEETPVKTTKKGGTLKQAVLSASPATGIFAPELYTIQTDLEMMQPGIESLFDTNDQYKINNKGPATFKLDRKAKTVTIEVKKGVKWSDGKQVVAKDVEYPYEIIANKKTKSQRYTDSLANIEGLADYHNGKAKDISGIEMPDGESGRKVVLHFKQMKPGMYNSGNGYFWEYAEPYHYLKDVPFDKLESSDKVRKSPLFFGPYRMSKTVRGQSTTWVPNKYYWRGTPKLDKIVLSILSPDSASQAVKSHRFDILKIKSNQWTQVKNTKKVNFVANVPLSYAYMGFKVGKWDAKKGKNVMDKNPKMTKPLRQAIGYAMNVDQVDKRYTKGIKFQIPTLIPKEFGDYFDKDIKGYTYNLKKANQILDKAGYKKKGKWRTQPNGKPLTINFLAMQGTSVQEPIIQNFLQQWKKVGLNVKLVGGRLTEGNSFYDKLQNDASGVDMFNGVWGLSSEPSPNDLYNEKAPFNYSRFVSKENNKLLAEMDSEKAFDHKYRVQKFHEWQKYMDREAYVIPMDNAYEVSAVNDKVTGYSLKPSDSNSKYFNVAYTK
- a CDS encoding oligopeptide ABC transporter substrate-binding protein, which encodes MKKGKFLSSVGLVSAAALTLVACGKSNNTKDTKPSTKFPSASPVKTAKQGGTLKVAEETDTPFTGIFNEELQMSQVDSDIAGPGQESLFDTDDNYKINDKGPATLKLDRKAKTATITIKKGVKWSDGKQVTAKDVEYAYEIIANKETKSQRYSSQFNIINGMKEYHEGKAKTISGIEMPDGENGRVAVLHCSELKPGMTNSGNGYIWEMAAPYHYLKDIPFKKLQSSDQVRKKPLYFGPYKLDKLVRGQSVTWVPNKYYWRGKPKLDKIIYQVVSPNSASQAIKNKKFDVTRVINSQWKQVKDTKGVNFVAEVPLAYYYLGFKVGKWDSKQSKNVMDKNPKMTKPLRQAIGYAMNTQAVDKRYTDGLSFQIPTLIPKEFGDYHNKDVKGYTYNLKKANEILDKAGYKKKGKWRTQPNGKPLVINYLSKTDANKGATKESITQNYIQQWKKIGLNVKLVGDRLTELNSFYDKVQHDDPNIDMFDAGWTLSSEPSQVQMYSEGTMSNYERFVTPKNNKLLAEMDSQKAFDHKYRVQKFHEWQKYMNDEAFVIPIDNSYQVDAVNDKITGYSTKPSKNNNGHQLWYQVGYAK